The following proteins are encoded in a genomic region of Nicotiana sylvestris chromosome 4, ASM39365v2, whole genome shotgun sequence:
- the LOC104235885 gene encoding phosphoenolpyruvate carboxykinase (ATP) 1-like, whose product MASNGNGEFSFDSKRRSGLPKIQTQKTDDDNVVCHDDSATPVKAQTLDELHSLQKKKSAPTTPIKSPHAFGVAVSEEERQKQQLQSISASLASLTRETGPKVVKGDPARQAETPKVAQSHATHHHHAPTLNISDSALKFTHILYNLSPAELYEQAIKYEKGSFITSSGALATLSGAKTGRSPRDKRVVRDETTEKDLWWGKGSPNIEMDEQTFLINRERAVDYLCSLEKVYVNDQFLNWDPNNRIKVRIVSARAYHSLFMHNMCIRPTAEELEEFGTPDFTIYNAGQFPCNRYTHYMTSSTSIDVNLARKEMVILGTQYAGEMKKGLFSLMHYLMPMRQILSLHSGCNMGKGGDVALFFGLSGTGKTTLSTDHNRYLIGDDEHCWSDHGVSNIEGGCYAKCIDLSREKEPDIWNAIKFGTVLENVVFEEHTREVDYADKSVTENTRAAYPIEYIPNAKIPCVGPHPKNVILLACDAFGVLPPVSKLNLAQTMYHFISGYTALVAGTEDGIKEPTATFSACFGAAFIMLHPTKYAAMLAEKMKKHGATGWLVNTGWSGGSYGSGRRIKLAYTRKIIDAIHSGALLNANYKKTEVFGLEIPTELEGVPSEILDPMNTWPDKKAHKDTLLKLGGLFRKNFEVFTNYKIGTDNNLTEEILAAGPNF is encoded by the exons ATGGCATCAAACGGAAATGGAGAATTTAGTTTCGACAGTAAGAGGAGAAGTGGGCTGCCGAAGATCCAGACACAGAAGACAGACGATGACAACGTGGTTTGCCACGACGACAGTGCTACGCCGGTGAAAGCGCAGACATTGGACGAGTTGCATTCTCTTCAGAAGAAGAAATCGGCGCCCACTACTCCCATTAAGTCCCCCCATGCCTTTGGCGTTGCCGTTTCTGAAGAAGAACGCCAGAAACAACAGCTCCAATCCATTAG TGCGTCATTGGCATCATTGACACGAGAGACTGGTCCAAAGGTGGTGAAAGGAGACCCGGCAAGACAAGCGGAAACGCCGAAGGTGGCACAGTCACATGCAACTCACCACCACCACGCGCCTACCCTTAACATTAGTGACAGTGCCCTCAAGTTCACGCACATTCTCTACAATCTCTCTCCTGCTG AGCTGTATGAGCAAGCAATCAAGTATGAGAAGGGGTCATTTATCACGTCCAGTGGTGCATTGGCTACACTTTCGGGAGCCAAAACGGGCCGTTCCCCTAGAGACAAGCGTGTTGTTAGAGACGAAACCACTGAAAAAGACCTTTGGTGGGGAAA gGGCTCGCCCAATATCGAAATGGACGAGCAGACTTTCTTAATCAACAGAGAAAGAGCTGTTGATTACCTGTGCTCATTGGAGAAG GTGTACGTGAATGATCAGTTCCTCAACTGGGATCCAAACAATCGTATCAAAGTTAGAATTGTATCTGCCAGAGCCTATCACTCCTTGTTCATGCACAACAT GTGTATCCGACCCACTGCTGAAGAGCTGGAGGAATTTGGTACTCCGGACTTCACAATATACAATGCTGGCCAATTCCCATGTAACCGTTACACCCACTATATGACTTCCTCCACTAGCATAGACGTCAATCTTGCTAGGAAGGAAATGGTCATCCTTGGCACACAGTATGCTGGGGAAATGAAGAAAGGTCTTTTCAGCCTAATGCACTATCTAATGCCTATGCGCCAAATCCTCTCTCTACACTCTGGCTGCAATATGGGAAAAGGAGGAGATGTTGCCCTCTTCTTTGGTTTATCAG GAACTGGGAAGACAACACTGTCTACTGACCACAACCGATACCTGATTGGAGATGACGAACACTGCTGGAGTGATCATGGTGTCTCAAACATTGAAGGAGGTTGCTATGCCAAATGCATAGACCTTTCAAGGGAGAAGGAGCCTGATATCTGGAATGCCATCAAGTTTGGCACTG TGCTGGAAAATGTAGTTTTTGAAGAACATACTCGAGAAGTGGATTATGCAGACAAATCTGTGACAG AGAACACCAGGGCAGCATATCCAATTGAATACATTCCAAATGCTAAAATACCATGTGTTGGTCCTCATCCGAAGAACGTCATTCTTCTTGCATGTGATGCATTTGGCGTGCTCCCTCCAGTCAGCAAATTGAACTTGGCACAGACAATGTACCACTTTATCAGTGGCTACACAGCTTTG GTGGCAGGAACTGAGGATGGTATTAAGGAGCCTACAGCAACATTTTCAGCATGTTTTGGTGCAGCATTTATAATGCTTCATCCAACAAAATATGCAGCTATGCTTGCTGAGAAGATGAAGAAACATGGAGCTACAGGATGGCTTGTGAACACCGGCTGGTCAGGTGGAAG CTATGGATCAGGTCGCCGTATTAAGTTAGCATACACAAGGAAGATCATCGATGCTATCCACTCAGGGGCCCTTTTGAATGCAAATTACAAGAAGACTGAGGTATTTGGACTGGAGATTCCAACTGAACTCGAGGGTGTACCTTCCGAGATTCTTGATCCTATGAACACT TGGCCCGACAAGAAGGCTCACAAGGATACCCTGTTGAAGCTGGGAGGTCTCTTTAGGAAGAATTTTGAGGTATTCACAAACTACAAGATCGGAACTGATAACAACCTGACTGAGGAGATCCTGGCTGCCGGTCCAAATTTCTAA